A window of Candidatus Zixiibacteriota bacterium genomic DNA:
GATAACATTGATCTGGTCGGGATGGCTGAAGTTCAATCCCGGCAAGGAAGTTCGCCGTGAAATCTTACCAGCCCCCGGATGGCTATAGTCCGGTCCCGAATGACCGATAAAAAGCAAAATGGGATTAAAAGTAACAGAAAGGGGTTTTTGGTGAAAATTCGTTATCTGATTATGACCGTTGTCCTGACGATGGCAATGGTTTCATTATCATCGGCCGGGACGATTTTCGGCGACTCGGTCAATTATTCCGCCGGCAATGGCGCCCATACCGTGGCGGCCGGGGATATTGACGGCGATACGTTTGTCGATCTGGTCAATTCGGCCCATTTTGCCGACAGTATCTATGTGTCGCTTAATAACGGCGATGGGACATTTGCCGCGGCTACGGCTTTTGCTTCGGGTGACGCTCCGGCGGGAGTCTGTCTGGTCGATCTGGACGGCGACACCGACCGGGATCTGGTGATTGTCAATTATAACGATAACACCATTACGGTGCGGTTCAACTATGGCAGTGGTAATTTCCTTGCCCCGGCCAACTATGCCACCCCGTCATCGCCGTACGCCATCACTTACGGTGATTTCGATGGTGATCTGGACAATGATCTGGCGGTGGTTAATTACGCGGCCGACAATATCTCGGTCTTTTTGAATAACGGTGACGGCACCTTCGCCTCGCAGGTTGGCTATGCCACCGGTGAAGGGCCGTTTTCATTAATCAGCGGTGATTTCGATAAGGACGATGATATCGACCTGGCGGTGACCAACAACACCTCCTCCAGCATATCAATTTTGATGAATGACGGTGACGGGACTTTCGCCGATGATGTCATATATGCGGTCGGAAGCGGGCCGCGGGAAATCACCTCGGCCGATTTCGACGGCGATACCTGGCCGGATATCGCGGTGGCCTGTGATGGCGCGCAAGCGGCCTATATCCTGATAAACGACGGTGACGGGACCTTTGCCGCCGCCGTATCATACAGCGCCGGTGAAAAAGCTTCGGGAATCTGTAACGGTGATTTTGACGGCGACGATGATATTGATATCGCCCTGGGACGCTGGTGGGCCGATGATATCGTCGTCATGCTTAATGCCGGAGACGGCACGTTCGGCACGCCCGATCCTTACTCTGTGATCGACAATCCGGCCCGGATGGTTGCCGATGATTTCGACAATGACGGCTATCCCGATATCGCCGTGACCAATTACGGCGGCAGTGCCCTGTCGGTTTTTATCAATTTGACCGAATTTTCGCTGGATGTCGATGATGGCGCCAATGGTTCTCTTTCGCCCAATGGTTTTGCTCTCCGGCAGAATCTGCCCAATCCTTTCAACACCTCAACCAGGATAAGCTACACGGTCGGGTCACGGTCTCACATATCGATTACCATTTATAATATTCTTGGCCAGGTTATCAGGAATCTGGTTGATCATGAACGTTCGGCCGGGACATATACGGCTGATTGGGATGGAGCCGACAGTGAGGGTCATGCGGTCGGAACCGGGATCTATTTCTATCAGATCAAATCCGGCGACTATGCCGAAACGAGGAAGATGCTTCTGTTGAAATAAACGAAGATCAGTATTATTTTCTGATATTTATGGCCCGCCAACCGGCGGGCCTTTTTTGATGTGGATTCAGGATGGCCGAATTTTAGATCAGATCATAAAGCTGTAAATACCAAAATTAATTCTTTGACTATACCTTGATCCGTTCCGCCAGATAGGTCTCCAGTTCGCTGATTTTGTGGCGGGTCTGGGCCATCGAATCGCGGTCGCGGATAGTTACCGTTTCATCCTCAGTCGTCTGCCCATCGACCGTGATACAGAAAGGTGTCCCGGCCTCATCCATCCGGGCGTAGCGCCGCCCGACCGAACCGGAATCATCATAGAAAACCTTGAATTTTTTCTTAAGTTCGTGATAGATTTTTTCGGCGATTTCGGGCATACCGTCCTTTTTGACCAGCGGGAAGACAGCCGCCTTGATCGGCGCGATTTTGGGCGAGAATTTGAGTACGGCCGATTTTTCTCCGCGGGAGGGATCCTCCTCGTAGGCATCGACCAGCACCGTCAGCAGGGTTCGGTCGCAACCGGCCGAGGTTTCGATGATATAGGGAATATATTTTTCGTTCCGCTGGTCATCGACCACCAGCAGTTTTTTGTTGGTCGCTTCCTGGTGACGAGAAAGATCGAAATCGGTCCGGTTGTGGACACCCTCGAGTTCTTTCCAGCCGAAGGGGAATTCGTATTCGATGTCGAAGGCACATTTGGCGTAGTGGGCCAGATCGCCGGGGCCGTGCTCGTGCCAGCGGATTTTGTCCTTGTTAATCCCCAGTTCCAGATACCAGTTCCATCGCTGTTCTTTCCAGTACTCGAACCATTTTATATCCTCCTGCGGATAGACGAAATACTGCATTTCCATCTGCTCGAATTCACGGGTTCGGAAAATAAAATTGCCGGGCGTGATTTCGTTGCGGAAGGCCTTGCCGATCTGGGCGATCCCGAAGGGAATTTTCTGCCTTGAGGAGTTTTTGACATTGAGGAAATTAACATAGATTCCCTGGGCGGTTTCGGGGCGGAGATATACCACCGCCGCCTCATCATCGACCGGCCCCATAAAGGTTTTGAACATCAGGTTAAACTGCCGGGCCTCGGTCAGGGTTTTATTACCGCAGGCCGGACACTGATCGGGGTTTTTGAGGTCATCGGCCCGAAAACGAGCCTTACAGGTTTTGCAATCCACCAGCGGATCGGTGAATTCATCGACATGTCCCGATGTTTTCCAGACTTCGGGATGCATCAGGATAGCGGCATCGAGTCCCTCGATATCATCGCGGCGATTAGTCATCGCTTCCCACCAGAAGGTTTTGATATTGCGTTTGAGTTCGGCTCCCAGCGGGCCATAATCCCAGCATGAATTCAAACCGCCGTAGATTTCGGAGGAGGGGAAAACAAAACCGCGCCGTTTGCACAGCGAGACCAGTTGTTCCATTTTATTGTTATCGTTTTTGGCCATACTTTTTTCAATCCTGCCTGTAATTAATTTTCTATCAACTGCTGAAGTCTTTTTCGGATCAGCATATTATTCAAAGACTCTATTGTCCAGTCCACACAAGGGATTATTATGCGCGCGTCTTTTTCATGACCGGCAACCATTGCGGATATCCCGGCACCGAATTCCCAGAGTAGCTTCCCCCGAGTTTCCGGGTCATCATCGGAATCGGGGAGCAGTTTCAAATAGCGGCTGTATTCCAGGTTCCGCTGATAGTATTTCCCCGGGTCATATTCAAAGGCAGCGGTGCGAAGTCTGGCAATTATTTCGCTGGCATCATCCTCTTTGATCATGGCCAGGATTTTTCTGATACCGGATTCGAGATTGATTGCGAATTTATCGGCATCGACCGCCCCGTGCGTTTCGAAACTCCAGCGATGGCCCAGGTGGACGTAAAGGTAGATAAACTCCATGATTAACTGCCGGTAGGTTTCTGAAGTCGGGCCTCCAAGATCGTCATACTCGTCGACCAGTTTTTCCATACTGTTGGCACAGATCAGGGCCTCCT
This region includes:
- a CDS encoding T9SS type A sorting domain-containing protein; translation: MKIRYLIMTVVLTMAMVSLSSAGTIFGDSVNYSAGNGAHTVAAGDIDGDTFVDLVNSAHFADSIYVSLNNGDGTFAAATAFASGDAPAGVCLVDLDGDTDRDLVIVNYNDNTITVRFNYGSGNFLAPANYATPSSPYAITYGDFDGDLDNDLAVVNYAADNISVFLNNGDGTFASQVGYATGEGPFSLISGDFDKDDDIDLAVTNNTSSSISILMNDGDGTFADDVIYAVGSGPREITSADFDGDTWPDIAVACDGAQAAYILINDGDGTFAAAVSYSAGEKASGICNGDFDGDDDIDIALGRWWADDIVVMLNAGDGTFGTPDPYSVIDNPARMVADDFDNDGYPDIAVTNYGGSALSVFINLTEFSLDVDDGANGSLSPNGFALRQNLPNPFNTSTRISYTVGSRSHISITIYNILGQVIRNLVDHERSAGTYTADWDGADSEGHAVGTGIYFYQIKSGDYAETRKMLLLK
- a CDS encoding glycine--tRNA ligase, translating into MAKNDNNKMEQLVSLCKRRGFVFPSSEIYGGLNSCWDYGPLGAELKRNIKTFWWEAMTNRRDDIEGLDAAILMHPEVWKTSGHVDEFTDPLVDCKTCKARFRADDLKNPDQCPACGNKTLTEARQFNLMFKTFMGPVDDEAAVVYLRPETAQGIYVNFLNVKNSSRQKIPFGIAQIGKAFRNEITPGNFIFRTREFEQMEMQYFVYPQEDIKWFEYWKEQRWNWYLELGINKDKIRWHEHGPGDLAHYAKCAFDIEYEFPFGWKELEGVHNRTDFDLSRHQEATNKKLLVVDDQRNEKYIPYIIETSAGCDRTLLTVLVDAYEEDPSRGEKSAVLKFSPKIAPIKAAVFPLVKKDGMPEIAEKIYHELKKKFKVFYDDSGSVGRRYARMDEAGTPFCITVDGQTTEDETVTIRDRDSMAQTRHKISELETYLAERIKV